The DNA window ACAATGGTAGTGATTAATTAAAGACTATTTTTCCCCACATACATATCTCCCTTCCTACACTAAACAGCAGGGGTTGTgggttttatattaaattatatacttgTATTTGACACAGATGTAATATAGGACAAAAAtggctttcaaaatatttcatgataAATTGGTCAATTTTCCCCTTTGTATGGACGTTATGCTCTTTTTCAGGAGACAGTAGATTTCTAAGGAACATGTTCTCTTGACACTAAAAAATAGACCCTCTGCTCTGACAATCACACTCTCACAGAAATTCATACATTTGAGAAGTGGAAACCTCAACAACTTCCTGTATTTCTATGACCTGTTCATGTCTATGAAGGCAGTCTCACTGTGGACCATCATTAATTCCCCAAGATTCTCTAAGAAGGATGCTCTTCCTATAAGCCTACTTATCACACCATTGGTCCTTTCTTAACCTTACTAAAGGATCAAGGGTTCAGGAAACCACAGATGCTTTATTAGATATCCCATGTCTCCTGGGTTTTAGGTCTCTTGGGACAGAGTAAAGTATAGAACCAGGATCCAAACCAGTGTTGAGACCTCAACCAAGAACATCCTGTCTGTCTTGCAAGACCTCTGGAAGTCTGAAATTGCTGAACAAAGGAGGTAATAAGCCCCTGCTATCCCCTATTGGACAGTAAGTGACTGCTGTGTTTTGAAGGTGTCCTGTGAATCTCAGGTCTTAGATTAGGCATACTCAGGTTTTAGATTAGAAGGAAGAATCTTTGACCTTTTTCTTGCCATATATTCTCATGTACAGCATCTTCCCCAAGGTCATGACTTAAGAAGATCCATGGTAGTGGTGCAGGCATGTCCTGTGAATTGATACTTGTCATTGATATGAGTATCTGACTTCCTGGCTGGACTATGCCCTTTCAAGATAATGAAGAGTTCACTGAAGGGTGGTTTATGGCTTTTGAAACAGCTAATCTCTTTGAGGAAGAATTATTTCAGAATGTAAACGTTGGGTTAATTCCAAGTTGGGACCAGCAGAAGAAAAGGGCTTGGAGCTTTGTTGCCCCAACTGTAGTCAGCCACAGATAAGATTTCTTATAAGAGAAGAGAGATCCCTGAGATGTTTTTAGGTTCTGTACCAAAGGCTTCTgttctggttttctttatttcctttcatcttgCTGGTTAAAACTCTTTTAGAACAATTTGAAAAAGGAATTTGCCTCATTTTatccaaaacagaaaaggaattgAGACATAAGTCTAGCAGTATCAGAGTGTGGAAGCCAGTTTCACAGGATAGAAAACTCTGGCTGAGAAGAATCTCTGATGGCAGCTTTtacttactgttttgttttggtttgctttgctttggttcggtttggtttggtttggttttggtttggggtttttcttttggTAGGGAGAGGCTTAACTATGTATTTGGGGCAGAGAAGAATTAAGGTGCTAAAGAGAATGGAAATTCTAAAATACGACATAAATCAGAAGTCAAAGGTATGAGAAAGATAGAAATGGTttggaagaaggaataaaaaaaaagtagaacatttAAGAGAATCATCTTTCTAGGTAAATAACAAGCCCATAAGTCCCGTTGGACTGCATACATCTGACAAAGTTCTGGCTAGCTTTTAGAAGAGGGTTACAGGTTTCCCAGGTCAGCTGGCTCACTGTGGCCTCTTCTTCCCTAGTTTATGGGTATACTCCTTCAACTTCAGTGGGATATTGGCTTTGAGTGAGGTAAGCAGTGAGTATTAGAAAGGGAAATTATGTGAATTTTAATAGAAGATACTGGGGTTCTAGGTGATTCTTAGAACAGAACTGAATGACTGAAGGTGGGAAAGGAAGCCTCAGCTAACGACTTTGAGGGCCATGACAGATCGACTTATCTTGTGAACTGTAGTTGAGTTGATATCTAAGTTGGTTTTCCAAATCAGTTCATTCCTGTGTATTTATGGGATCTATTTAAATCTATTAGtacagatttatttaaaatgtagtatcctaggggtgcctgagtggcttagtcagttaagcgcttgactcttggtttcagctcaagtcatgacctcacagtttgtgggtttgagccctgaaacaggctccatgctgacagtgcagcgcctgcttgggattctctctctcatctctctcttcactgctcccctgctcacatgctctgtctctctctctctctcaaataaataaacttcaaaaaatgttttatcctCAGTATTTCTGAAAGGAAGAATAGAATAGGCACAGCAGAAGACTATATGAATGGGGAAGATCACTGCAGACCTGGATTAAGAAGGGAAGGGGATGgaagaatgaaatacaaaatcTCTTACCTGACTAGCATCAGATGAAGCAGTCAACAATTCCCTTTGACCAAACCTGACCTTTCTTTCTTGGTTCCTTGGCATCTTATCACTCCTTATGAACAACTTGTTCTTTCAGTTATCATTTCCTTCCATTGCTGGACAGCTTTTCTCTTCTTGTGATTTCATCCCCTCTCTCTGAGtatttttgattttgaaaagttGAATTTTCCTGGTGAAAAATCACTTGATCTTTGGTCCTGGTGACCTCTCCTTCTGTCAGGAGACCTTAGTTCtactataaaatttttcttctcaccTCAATAGCTTTCACTACTGTTGGgcaattgtttattcattcatatttgcTGCTGTCCATACCTTTTTCTTTATAAGATCTTTTCcagatttctccttttccccctacATGAGCTTTGGCATTAACTCTAATAatcattgccttttattttattacaaagatCTGGATCAAATGTGAGTCTTTTGAAAATCTTCCATTTATCCCTTAATATTtttcagactactttttgcctcaACAGAAGAAGCAGAACACCTATATAATAAcctcactgaataatattttgtaatCATTGGGACTTAATCCGAAAAACTGTTCACTTTCTTGCTTCAAATTCATCTTCACTACCAAACTCTTCTGACATAAACTgacattttcatctcttttgttccAAAAAACATTTCCCAATATGTTATGTTCCTTCCAGTTActggtttcctttttttgagTGCCTACCTTCTTAAGAGGTGTTCATCACTGATGTTCTCAGCTATTTTACACCTAGTACCTTGTAATCTGTAATCAGACTTTTCCCTTATCAATTCCTTGAAATTGTGCTGGACACTAGTGAAAGTCTAATATTTTTCACTAGATGCTAGAGAAGAtctaatattttctaatgtttgtttatttttatttttgagagagaacaagtgaggtagtgtcagagagagggggacagaggttctgaagcaggttctacacttacaggctgacagcagcgagttcgatgtggggctcaaactcatgaaccacaagatcatgagctgagcagaagttggatgctcaaccaactgagccatccaagtatCCTAaagtctaatatttttattttatatcctactCTTAACAATTGGGAAGTGACAAtgaaccatcatcatcatcattaccaccaccaccacatgggaaatactaaaaaaattattaacatttaaaaaatgactcagaACTGTGAAAATTGTAATAAGTAGACAGGATTNNNNNNNNNNNNNNNNNNNNNNNNNNNNNNNNNNNNNNNNNNNNNNNNNNNNNNNNNNNNNNNNNNNNNNNNNNNNNNNNNNNNNNNNNNNNNNNNNNNNtctctctctctctctctctctctctctctctctctctttctcaaaataagtaaataaacatttttaaaagctgcattTCTTCTACATCTCCTTTTTTCACTGTTAAAACTATATTCCTAGTTCTACTTTGGTTTGATGGAAAAACTTCCTACAGTAACTCAGGTAGTTCTCCTCCACCTCATCAATCCACCCTTCTGCCTTTTAAACCATATTTACTCAACAAAAACATATTATGTTATATGTTGAATATATACTCATAGCCATCATGGAACATAAGACAGATTGGTGAAAAATATTACAAACTATGCAATTAAGAATTGTACCAGTGTGCTATTTGGaagtagagaataaaaaataagcatatcaCCCATTAGCAAAGACTTCTCTGAAAGGGTAAATCTTAAATTTTGATCCCGTTATGTTCTCTTtaaaaactgtggtaaaatagCAGAGATTCAGTAAGTATTACTGAATAAGAAATCAATTCTTAGTATAAAGGCACTAAATCTAAAGCATTTACCTTGACTTTTACAACTTTAAGTCTCCTAGACACAATTTATTTGTCCAGTCATATCTCTCATGTATCTAAGCCTTTGATATACTATATGATTTGGTTTGTACAGTGTGacttacagttctttttttaggtttttacttgtcttggttcttttttccaaatgttaGTCTCTTGAAAGCCAAAGGTTTTCTGATAAACAGATCTACTGACAATACTTCAGTGAATCTTTGCATCATCCCCTAGTTAAAGTAATGTCTCTTGTGCATTATACACATGTGACTGCATGCCTCCCATCATTCTTGTCTGCTTTGAGGGGTGCTTAATTTTGTCTATGTCCCATGATCCTCACAATGGTAGAAGATCCTTGAAATAGAGGATACGTAGGGTTTATATTCAATTCCTTCTTTAGCATAGTATTAATCACAGAATGAACTTCAAGAAATATTCACTAACTTATTTAATTCCTGCATGTGTCTGCaactcattttttattgttgttatttcaGTACCTGTGagctgcctttttcttctcttgaacaATGTATTCAAGTTTGagcagaaaaaggataaaaagcagggaagggaatgACAAATAATTGAacacaaactggaaaaaataaatgggagaaaaggGCAGTGAAGTCTAGATAGAATGAAGGGAGGAATGCAACATGTGTGGAAGATAGAACATGTTCTGCTGAATTAGAATGAGGTTACAGGAGTCCTTGATTTGCACAGTGCTGCATTAACTTAATGCTGTCATATTGGAAGAACATGTTTTCAATATTCACAGTATTAAGTTAATACAGCACTGTGCAAAGCAAGGGCTGCCTAGActtctacttctctttctctccaagttATTTTCACTTGGTGATGAAAGACTAAAGTctttaaattacagaaataatagTTGTTACTGATTTGAATTCTCCAACGTTCACACCAATATTCTGGACACTTTATTCCTAGAGTGTGCAATTAATCACCAAAAAGAAAGTGTGATTAACACTGGAAATGACCAGTCAAACAAGAAGGAAAACGATGATGTGCAAAAGCATATAAGAGACTTTTATGTATGATGCTAAGTCAATCAGTATAATGTATCCATGATAGTGACTAGACaaaattataaatctataaaatgtttattattattcttgttgTTGTTATAGTTATAATTAAAACCAGTAACATTACCAATAACATCAGTTCTGCGGAGTCGTGGTAAGTTTCATGTCAGTGAAGCCCATCTGGCTTGTCATCTTTGAACCATTACTTACGACCAATCCTTTCTTCAAGCAATAAATTTATTGCAATGCCAAGACTCATACTCAAACcagatgaaataatgaaataactgtgatttctctctctctctctttcttttttttttccccattccagTGTCCAGTATCAGAGGACAGAGTAAAAGATGACAATCTCTTCAAACCACACCAACCTTAGAGATATTTGGTACACCATGATTGGGATCCCAGGACTGGAATATGCACACAGATGGATTTCCATTCCCATCTGTTTCATGTACATGGTTGCTGTTGTAGGCAACGCCTTCTTTCTATTCCTGATCTTCACTGAACGCAGTCTTCATGAACCCATGTACTTTTTCTTGCCCATGTTAGCCCTGGCAGATATCTTTCTCTCCACAGTCACCACACCAAAGATGCTAGCAATCTTCTGGTGCCAAGATGGGggtattttttttggtttctgtgtgtcccaaatgttttttctccatttcatcttTGTGGCAGAGTCTGCCATATTGCTGGCCATGGCGtttgaccgctatgtggccattcGTTATCCATTAAGATACAGTACCATTCTAAACCCCTCAGTCATTGGAAAAATGGGTATTGCATCTCTGATTAGGAAGGAGTTTCTTCATCTGCTTCCCCTTGGTTTTTCTGGTTTATCGACTTACTTACTGTGggaggaatattattcatcacTCATATTGTGAACACATGGGCATTGCCAGGATAGCCTGTGATAGTATCAAAGTCAACATCTACTATGGGGTGATTGTGGCCCTGTTTTCTACATGCCTGGATGTGGTGCTTATCATCATCTCCTATGCTCTTATACTCTGTACTGTGTTTAGAATTCCTTCCCAAGATGCCCGACTCAAGACTCTGGGTACTTGCAGCTCCCATGTCTGTGTTAGCCTGCTATTCTATACTCCAgcctttttttcattctttgctcACCGATTTGGGGGCCACAATATACCACTCCATGTACACATCCTCCTTGCCAATCTTTATGTGGTGGTACCACCCACTCTCAACCCCATCATTTATGGAGTTAAGACCAAGCAAGTTCAGGAGAAGTTTGTCCAGGTCTTTTCTGTGAGCAAGAAATTCTGCTGATTAAACTACACagcttaatttttcatttttctatataacTACATTAATTGAGAGTAAAATTCTATCAGACATCTTATATCATGCCAGCATAATGAGAGGAAGATAACAGTAATTTTTTGAGATCATGTTAAGATCATAATTAACTAATTAGTTTCTGCTTTGGTTCAGGACAGTATCAGACCAAGAGCACTTTAGATTCTGTAAATTTGAGTGTAGTTACAAGAGACTTAAAGCACAATAACTCAATAGTTATCTTCAATTGCATATTGacacagaaaaacaggaaaagtgaaaacacaacCCACCTActaaaaaaatggggaaaaaaaaatcctaaatcaaCATAACAGCTTTTCAGCCTATTTTCCCTTATTATCTTTGTATTTCAGAGAAAATAGCATTTACATATTTAGCATTGTGACCTAGTAGTTGAGCATTTGGGCCGTAAGTTCAAGATTTAAATTTTAGGCGTCTTGTCTTTGTAACGAGCATTTACCCTTTCTGGGCTTCTTTAGCTTTATATTGTgtataaaatatgacatattttataGGTTGTTGAAAGTATTAAATAAGATGATTTACGTAAAGCTTCTAAAACTATGCATAACATACAATGAAAATCAAAGAATGTTGCCTATTATTACCAGCAATGTAATCAGTCTGCATCCCACAAACACTGGGGCTGCAGGATAGAGAAAGGAGGCTCCttgattatatttcttcttttctgcacATAATGTCAGACATTATGGGACATAATGATTTAGGTAATTTGGACatcaaatcattttaatttctcaatgTAAAGGCAGGAGAAAGATTATTTCAGAGATAGATATTTAAGAAAGATTagcatatattttactttaagcattgaaatacattaaaaatccaTATCTGTGACTCAAATGAGTACAAAGCTAACAGTAACCATTCTGGTCATTATGGGAATGCACTATGAATGGCATTTTTTTCACAATAACagcaataattattattgttactgaTTATAGTTAAAGATAATCATCAAGGAATTAAAGCAGCAATGGTATGTCAGAGGacataaataattgataaaataataaataatatgtgattttccatgtttatttataaaagtactCACGTAAAcagaaatatgtgtttatttgatCACTCCATTGCTGATGAAGgtgaaaattgaaaacataaatgtgTAAGATGGATGCATTACatctactttcttaaaaaatataatgcaattGTTATACTGAACAAGTTACAAGCAAGTAGTAATATggaaataagcttaaaatttttaaaagagaaattaaagtttGTAAGATGATACATATCAGGTAATCTCAAATAAACAGATGTACACACTCATGCatattcatatatggaattgtATCCATGTGAATATTTGCACAAAAGTTCTGAAAGAATGTATAGAATTCTACTGATATcgtgtaaatttttatttttatttattttttaaaaatatttatttatttttgggagatagagagagtggggtgagaagcagaaagagagggagacagaggatctgaagtggactccatACCagaagcagagagccagatgcagagcttgagTCCAtaaacagtgagaccatgacctaggctgaagttggacacttctgactgagcccccagatgctCTGATATTATATAAAAGAACAATTTACTTTGCACATTTGAAGAATCCTGTTGTGGTTGGGAATTGATATAAATGTCGATCAGTGGAGAAATCCTAACATgccaaaaatatattaacattattttataataaatagaagTTGCCAAAATTGGGAAGTATTACCATAAAGCAAGAGTTACATGAAACCTAGTAGAATATATTTCTCTATATTCATACAGACATTTAAATTCCATGTGTAATCCATATATATGCATTTGAAACCCCACAAAAATGCCTTTTGAaaactattgatttttattttcttccacgTTAGTCTACTGTCATTAAGTGTTTCTGTTAAAAAGTATCACTacagggccatctgggtggctcaatcagttgggcatccaactgcggctcaggtcatgaacccactgttcgagggttcaagccccacatgggcctctgtgctggcagcttggaacctggaacctgcttcatattatg is part of the Suricata suricatta isolate VVHF042 chromosome 11, meerkat_22Aug2017_6uvM2_HiC, whole genome shotgun sequence genome and encodes:
- the LOC115271828 gene encoding LOW QUALITY PROTEIN: olfactory receptor 52Z1-like (The sequence of the model RefSeq protein was modified relative to this genomic sequence to represent the inferred CDS: deleted 1 base in 1 codon), which gives rise to MTISSNHTNLRDIWYTMIGIPGLEYAHRWISIPICFMYMVAVVGNAFFLFLIFTERSLHEPMYFFLPMLALADIFLSTVTTPKMLAIFWCQDGGIFFGFCVSQMFFLHFIFVAESAILLAMAFDRYVAIRYPLRYSTILNPSVIGKMGIASLIGRSFFICFPLVFLVYRLTYCGRNIIHHSYCEHMGIARIACDSIKVNIYYGVIVALFSTCLDVVLIIISYALILCTVFRIPSQDARLKTLGTCSSHVCVSLLFYTPAFFSFFAHRFGGHNIPLHVHILLANLYVVVPPTLNPIIYGVKTKQVQEKFVQVFSVSKKFC